AACTTTGATTATCTCATTCACATCCGCCATTACCGATTTCAGGTACTCTTCTGCTTGCTCCGCTTCGTAATCTATTTGTGATGTGTCAGATTCTGGAAAAGGTGCTAAGGAGACGTAACTGCTACCCCCAATTACTTCCCATAGCTCTTCTGCTAAATGTGGAGTTATAGGAGACATCATTCTTACCCATGCGTCGATGATTTTCTTTGTTGCATCCCCATTACAACCACCTCTACGCGCATACCATCTAAGGTCATTGTAAATTTCGAAATAAACTTCATTAGCTAAGAAGCGAAGATCATAATCCTCCATCGCCTTGTTTATCTTTAAGAGACGGGTGTTCATCCTTGAGATGAGCCAACGGTCTATATCATCCATCTGTCCCTTGCAAATATGAGTTCTCATTTCTTCTATTAGTTTGAAAATCCTCTCCAGTTTTGCTTTGTATTTTTCCACAGACTCCTCATCCCATTCAACATCAGCAAAGGGAGAAGCTATGTGAGCATAATACAATCTCAGAGTGTCAACTCCGAAACGCTCGGCGGCCCCAGGTATAGGTTGTGCGCCTCCTTTAGACTTAGATATTTTACCCCCTTTGCCAATCACATACCAATTCACGAAGATTCCCCGGGGATAGTGCCTCTCGGGCATTATGGCGACATGGTTCATCAGAAATGCAGGGAAGTGCACAGTCATGTGCTCCTTACCACCCAGGTTCATATCCAAAGGATACCAATACTCTACATCTTTGCGTATTTCTTCAAGTAATGAGAGTTCAATGCTGCTAGTCTTGGCCACATTTTCCCCATTTCCTTTCCCCAATAAAACGTAGTCCAAAAGGGGCTCCTCCAATTGCTCCGTTTTTAGTTTTCCAGAGTTCACATAAAGGGATAATAAATAATATAATGGATAAAGGGTCGAATCAGAAATCGCTTCGATGATCCACTTGTCGTCGAAGGGGAATTTCGTTCCTAGCCAATTCCCTTGCCGCACACACGCCCGCTCCCTGAACCAGTCCAGGACAGAATGAATGTTTACGTGATATTCCTGCGGCAAGATATGCATGCGTTCTGCATGACGCTTGCTCCTCTCTGTGAGCTCCCTATCCCCGTAGTTTATGAACCATTGATCAGGTATCTTTTTTATTATCACCTTTCCCCCACACCGACATACAACCTCCTCAGAGAGATCATAGAAAATATCGGCCTCTCCCCTCTCGATCATCATCGCCTTTATCTTCTCCTTTGCCTTCTCTACTTCCATGCCAGCGAATTCTCGACAGTTACTATTCATCCTGCCTGTGTGGTATCCAGCTTTATAGATCTCCTTCTTTGCATCCAATAAACGAGGATCTCCACTGCGAGTAATCCCCATCCTTTCTACTAGTTCTACAGCAGGAAGCGGCCCATAACCCTTAGTATCTATGATGGGTATTGGCTTAATCGCCTTGACTTCTTCTTCGATTA
This genomic stretch from Methanomassiliicoccales archaeon harbors:
- the leuS gene encoding leucine--tRNA ligase, producing the protein MFDSWAEIEKKWQSRWYEAKINEANRNDCPKFMMIFAYPGVTGYLHVGHMRGFSYVDAITRYRRMRGDNVLFPVGTHATGNGAISLANRVKRKDPKTIEYLLANGCPPEKLDDLQDPLKVVEFFNNVYVNDYWKRFGFLADWRRFTCTISPDYGKFIQWQFRKLMEKGLLIQKPYYAPACVNCGPVAVDASETDIQKGGSAEIVEYTLLKFRLGDMYLVAATLRPETVFGQTNFWVNPEVNYVKIRVGDETWVVSREAYEKLTYQKEGLKILGELRGRDLIGVHCVAPVIHREIMVLPAGFCDPNVGTGLVTSVPSDAPDDWIALKNLQEDPVAMASFGLIEEEVKAIKPIPIIDTKGYGPLPAVELVERMGITRSGDPRLLDAKKEIYKAGYHTGRMNSNCREFAGMEVEKAKEKIKAMMIERGEADIFYDLSEEVVCRCGGKVIIKKIPDQWFINYGDRELTERSKRHAERMHILPQEYHVNIHSVLDWFRERACVRQGNWLGTKFPFDDKWIIEAISDSTLYPLYYLLSLYVNSGKLKTEQLEEPLLDYVLLGKGNGENVAKTSSIELSLLEEIRKDVEYWYPLDMNLGGKEHMTVHFPAFLMNHVAIMPERHYPRGIFVNWYVIGKGGKISKSKGGAQPIPGAAERFGVDTLRLYYAHIASPFADVEWDEESVEKYKAKLERIFKLIEEMRTHICKGQMDDIDRWLISRMNTRLLKINKAMEDYDLRFLANEVYFEIYNDLRWYARRGGCNGDATKKIIDAWVRMMSPITPHLAEELWEVIGGSSYVSLAPFPESDTSQIDYEAEQAEEYLKSVMADVNEIIKVTGIKPRSIYIYTAPEWKKLIFDIALGMAREKKLSVSALTKEVMMRDDFRSKGKEAADFARRVAEDLMKRSMEEVERSLIKVDELRYLRDAAAFMTSELGCDIIVHSADEPELFDPSRKAKNALPFRPAIYIE